One SAR86 cluster bacterium genomic window carries:
- a CDS encoding 3-deoxy-7-phosphoheptulonate synthase: protein MYNKFPGKDITEEDIKSKIPLVANFSKEPFEIAGVVFNGKKIPVMAGPNMVESEELIIETAKSVKASGASFLRGGAFKPLSFPYRNEKYTETGLDGLKWLKSAREEVEIPVITEVMEEKHLDAVCDATDILQIGSRNMQNYPLIVESAKTGFPIMLKRHYGASLRDWLGAAEYALKEGCTKLILCERGMSIPHTHRATSRFSLDLQVVPATQEITNIPVATDPSHATFWRDWVEPMTLASIASGADSIMLEVHPDPENSAVDPLQPINFETFNSLMKKMDNVAKAVSKEVI, encoded by the coding sequence ATGTATAACAAGTTTCCCGGAAAAGATATAACTGAAGAGGATATAAAGTCCAAAATACCTTTAGTAGCTAATTTTTCAAAAGAACCTTTCGAAATAGCAGGTGTTGTTTTTAATGGTAAAAAGATTCCTGTTATGGCAGGTCCAAACATGGTTGAGTCAGAAGAACTCATCATAGAAACTGCGAAGTCAGTAAAAGCTTCAGGTGCTAGTTTTCTAAGAGGTGGAGCTTTCAAACCTTTAAGTTTTCCTTATAGAAATGAGAAATATACAGAAACGGGCTTAGATGGTCTAAAGTGGTTAAAATCAGCCAGAGAGGAGGTTGAAATACCTGTCATAACTGAAGTTATGGAAGAAAAACATTTAGATGCAGTATGCGATGCTACAGATATTCTTCAGATTGGATCTAGAAACATGCAAAATTATCCTCTAATTGTAGAATCAGCAAAGACAGGTTTCCCTATAATGCTTAAACGACATTATGGTGCCTCATTAAGAGATTGGTTGGGAGCAGCTGAGTACGCTCTTAAGGAGGGCTGTACAAAATTAATTTTATGTGAGAGAGGAATGTCAATTCCACATACTCACAGGGCAACTTCTAGATTTTCATTGGATTTACAAGTTGTTCCAGCAACACAAGAAATAACAAATATTCCAGTTGCTACAGACCCATCCCATGCAACCTTCTGGCGTGATTGGGTCGAACCAATGACACTTGCATCAATTGCATCTGGAGCTGATTCAATAATGTTAGAGGTTCATCCAGATCCAGAAAATTCTGCTGTTGATCCTTTGCAACCAATCAACTTTGAAACGTTTAATTCTCTCATGAAAAAAATGGATAACGTTGCAAAAGCAGTTTCTAAAGAAGTAATTTGA
- a CDS encoding Gfo/Idh/MocA family oxidoreductase — protein MSKLKLAFIGLGRAAQHYAEVIKENLSDEYIFSVGIDQYAESRSKWEKENSGKTFASIDEVSKDDVDIAIITTPSGSHAENSKVLLQNGVNVLCEKPIGLNVEDVVANMALAKEKNVLYGGVFQNRLNKPIKYIENLFSQNDFGKIISASVKLQWCRFQDYYNDEWHGRWKTDGGVISQQAIHHIDALFYLFGPPQFLSGFSGNINNKLEAEDTFVASGTLLKGGFFTIEATTAVRPEDFSASLEVVTDKYQISVGGIALNELTRVKLDGVELSNELKENSETVKNGYGNGHYHMLKEISKNFNDSGKIIFPTSAESSLDSIKYIHALYSSVENNSIISFSDDVRSAKLGQDV, from the coding sequence TTGAGTAAATTAAAACTAGCTTTCATAGGTTTAGGGCGAGCAGCTCAACATTATGCTGAAGTTATTAAAGAAAATTTATCTGATGAATATATTTTTTCTGTAGGCATAGACCAGTATGCAGAATCAAGGAGCAAATGGGAAAAAGAGAATTCAGGTAAGACCTTTGCTTCAATAGATGAGGTAAGCAAAGATGATGTTGATATTGCAATAATTACTACTCCATCAGGCAGTCATGCTGAAAACTCAAAGGTACTTTTACAAAATGGAGTTAATGTTCTGTGTGAAAAACCTATAGGTCTTAACGTAGAGGATGTTGTTGCAAATATGGCACTTGCTAAAGAAAAAAATGTTCTTTACGGAGGTGTATTTCAAAACAGACTGAATAAACCTATTAAATATATTGAAAATCTCTTTTCACAAAATGATTTTGGAAAAATCATTTCAGCAAGTGTTAAATTGCAGTGGTGTAGGTTTCAAGATTATTACAATGATGAATGGCACGGGAGATGGAAAACAGATGGTGGAGTAATTAGCCAACAAGCAATACACCATATTGATGCTCTATTTTATTTATTTGGCCCTCCGCAATTTTTATCTGGTTTCTCTGGAAATATCAATAATAAACTTGAGGCTGAGGATACTTTTGTTGCGTCTGGAACACTTTTAAAGGGTGGATTTTTTACAATTGAAGCAACGACCGCTGTGAGACCTGAAGATTTTTCAGCATCATTAGAAGTGGTGACTGATAAATATCAAATTTCAGTTGGAGGTATCGCTTTAAATGAGCTTACAAGAGTTAAGCTTGATGGAGTGGAGCTATCAAATGAACTTAAAGAGAACTCAGAAACTGTAAAAAATGGTTATGGTAACGGTCATTATCATATGCTTAAAGAAATTAGTAAAAATTTTAATGATTCAGGAAAAATTATTTTTCCTACAAGTGCAGAATCCAGTTTAGATTCAATAAAATATATTCATGCTTTATATTCATCTGTGGAGAATAATTCAATAATTTCATTTTCTGATGATGTGAGATCAGCTAAACTAGGGCAAGATGTATAA
- a CDS encoding glycosyltransferase family 52 encodes MRAFCYIQKKYYKWKIDLIADDLFKGEKKNCEIEIVYPENFSLNTLSKKKKYDFLVGCNVDDFKFQLLYKFLDFDKFITFDEGQRNINENDKYYSKNFSFENQKKFYFLNKICGFPLPFGKLLEKSDKHYSFFDPKIFNHPIKSTTFLKKKKITKKITKIFFGVSSNWVFSHREDLLNKPKIIEKKINEAALKINKLCPDLYIPHPREDERILELLNENITVVNCPNGSEDFVNKLALNNEIEVFTEKSGIVFDLNKKIKISFIDLFNRFSKSEYDKFKNQYKEFKKSN; translated from the coding sequence ATGAGAGCCTTCTGTTACATTCAAAAAAAATACTATAAGTGGAAGATTGATCTAATAGCAGATGATTTATTTAAAGGCGAAAAGAAAAATTGTGAAATTGAAATAGTTTATCCAGAAAATTTTTCATTAAATACTCTTTCCAAAAAGAAGAAATATGATTTTCTAGTTGGCTGCAATGTTGATGATTTTAAATTCCAGCTACTGTATAAATTTTTAGATTTCGATAAATTTATTACCTTTGATGAGGGTCAAAGAAATATAAATGAAAATGATAAATATTATTCCAAGAATTTTTCTTTTGAAAATCAAAAAAAGTTTTATTTTTTGAATAAAATTTGTGGCTTTCCATTACCTTTTGGAAAGCTCCTGGAGAAAAGTGATAAACACTATTCGTTTTTTGACCCAAAAATTTTTAATCATCCTATTAAATCGACCACGTTTCTTAAGAAGAAAAAAATTACAAAAAAGATTACAAAGATATTCTTTGGAGTAAGTAGCAATTGGGTTTTTAGTCATAGAGAAGATCTTTTGAATAAACCAAAAATCATAGAGAAGAAAATAAATGAAGCAGCTTTGAAAATAAATAAACTGTGTCCTGATCTATACATCCCCCACCCCAGAGAAGATGAGAGAATACTAGAATTACTTAATGAGAATATTACTGTTGTAAATTGTCCAAATGGAAGTGAGGATTTTGTTAATAAATTAGCTTTAAATAATGAAATTGAGGTATTTACAGAAAAATCAGGGATAGTTTTTGATCTTAACAAAAAAATAAAAATTTCTTTTATTGATTTATTTAATAGGTTTAGTAAATCTGAATACGACAAGTTTAAAAATCAATATAAAGAATTTAAGAAAAGCAATTAA
- a CDS encoding 2OG-Fe(II) oxygenase, with protein sequence MLGKDSKKNIQFPVQKQGTPSVVVLEDFFNEEFIREANNDFEEFIKKSSEVDFLSFGETRKNLSSRGSRYEEIVKSSKSINKICEYIKSEEFFKKCIKNSTEAFNKKGLKIKIPKFNQNSFDSLRFAKKFSILWALNKLRFVLFRIPFFGDLFERLSLSIFGNVAPTIDVAQSAMGYEVGMHTDSRFKLMAGIIYLNTTKNDSDGETEFWSSEGLSNLENQKRYPDKEDINNSKLLMSVKPKAGRTVLFINSNDAYHSVKKFKGDKRNIIYFSFSVPILDNIWKTDFKVKSL encoded by the coding sequence ATGTTAGGTAAAGATAGTAAAAAAAATATTCAATTTCCCGTACAAAAACAAGGCACACCAAGTGTAGTAGTTTTAGAAGACTTTTTTAATGAAGAATTTATAAGAGAAGCTAATAATGATTTTGAAGAGTTTATAAAAAAATCATCTGAGGTCGATTTTCTTAGTTTTGGAGAAACACGAAAAAATCTATCTTCAAGAGGATCTAGATATGAGGAAATTGTCAAATCGTCAAAATCTATCAACAAAATTTGTGAATATATTAAGTCTGAGGAATTCTTTAAAAAATGTATTAAAAATTCGACTGAAGCATTCAATAAAAAAGGATTAAAAATAAAAATTCCAAAATTTAATCAAAATTCCTTTGACTCTCTTAGGTTTGCTAAAAAATTCTCTATCTTATGGGCACTTAATAAGCTTCGCTTTGTTTTGTTTCGAATTCCCTTTTTTGGAGACTTATTTGAGAGATTAAGTTTATCTATTTTTGGAAACGTAGCTCCTACTATTGATGTTGCACAATCTGCAATGGGTTATGAAGTTGGAATGCATACTGATAGCAGATTTAAACTCATGGCCGGAATTATTTATTTAAATACAACAAAAAATGATAGTGACGGGGAAACAGAGTTTTGGAGCTCCGAAGGTCTTTCAAACCTTGAAAATCAAAAAAGATATCCAGATAAGGAGGATATTAACAATTCCAAACTTTTAATGAGTGTTAAACCTAAGGCGGGAAGAACTGTTTTATTCATAAACTCAAATGATGCTTATCATAGTGTTAAGAAATTTAAAGGAGATAAAAGGAACATCATATATTTTTCCTTTTCTGTTCCTATTTTAGATAATATCTGGAAAACAGATTTTAAAGTTAAATCTCTTTAA
- a CDS encoding ABC transporter ATP-binding protein/permease, with protein MKEYLIRIYSLLYEDKKRLPLLLVLFLLTSFFDALSLAILFPFIQILVNFQDFQSSYGWFFESINLTSKSEIITFLGITLVSLFIIKALASILVNWAILRITYNRQAKIKTSLLHKYLNMHYRKYIEGNSARYIQMIQTMSMQFIKVLQGFLRLLSDGLIFLSIVIVLAIVEGPLLIYVGGMMIVLLLIYDIFFKKLLDSQSRAITDSSVQVTKTVNESIQGLKEIKILGKQNFFEDILKENVDIYAKNNIYADLIRTQPKHIIELIFVIAFTLAVVFFTPLQNDFQSLIPTLGVFLFAAIRLMPTLNQMLASVNVLRIGYYPTTLLFEDMTTKQDLEEDDYKANVLKDGFTSMLLKNVFFSYKNDKEHQLNGISLQVDKNKSIGLFGQSGSGKTTLVDVMLGLLEPSKGEIHLNNKIVKNNKEFRNLVAYIPQDIFIINDSVKNNITLTGRDEVIDDVLLEDVVLRSRLKEVINNLPEGINTNIGERGVKLSGGQKQRIAIARALYNKREVLIMDEATSALDNNTEKEIIDEIRKLKGKVTMVVIAHRLTTLQHCDEIYEISNGRISEKYNYEDISKSKK; from the coding sequence ATGAAAGAATATTTAATACGTATTTACTCATTACTTTATGAAGATAAAAAAAGACTTCCATTACTGCTTGTACTGTTTTTACTTACTTCATTTTTTGATGCGTTAAGCCTAGCGATTTTATTTCCATTTATACAAATACTTGTGAATTTTCAGGATTTTCAATCTAGTTATGGATGGTTTTTTGAGAGCATAAACCTTACTTCGAAATCGGAAATTATTACATTCTTAGGCATTACACTTGTTTCACTATTCATTATTAAAGCTCTTGCTTCAATCTTGGTAAACTGGGCCATTTTAAGAATAACCTACAATAGACAAGCAAAGATTAAAACATCTCTACTACATAAATACCTTAATATGCATTACAGAAAGTATATAGAAGGAAATAGTGCCAGATACATTCAGATGATTCAAACAATGAGTATGCAATTCATTAAAGTTTTGCAAGGATTTTTAAGGCTTCTTTCAGATGGTCTTATTTTTCTTTCGATAGTAATTGTTTTAGCTATTGTTGAAGGCCCACTTTTAATTTATGTCGGCGGCATGATGATAGTTCTTCTTTTAATATATGACATTTTTTTCAAAAAACTTTTAGATAGCCAAAGTAGAGCTATTACTGACTCTAGTGTACAAGTCACAAAAACAGTAAATGAATCAATCCAAGGTCTTAAAGAAATTAAGATTCTTGGAAAACAAAACTTTTTTGAAGATATTCTTAAGGAAAATGTAGACATTTATGCAAAAAATAATATTTATGCTGATCTAATAAGAACGCAGCCAAAACACATTATTGAGTTGATATTTGTAATTGCTTTTACTTTGGCAGTTGTGTTCTTTACTCCATTACAAAACGATTTTCAGAGCTTAATACCCACGCTTGGAGTATTTCTCTTTGCTGCAATTAGGTTAATGCCTACCCTTAATCAAATGCTTGCTTCTGTAAATGTTCTTAGAATAGGCTACTATCCCACTACCCTTCTTTTTGAGGACATGACAACAAAACAAGACCTTGAAGAAGATGATTATAAAGCAAATGTCTTAAAAGATGGCTTCACCTCCATGCTTTTGAAAAATGTATTTTTCTCATATAAAAATGATAAAGAACATCAATTAAATGGTATTTCATTACAGGTTGATAAAAATAAATCGATAGGTCTTTTTGGACAATCTGGATCAGGAAAAACAACTCTTGTCGACGTGATGTTAGGTCTACTAGAGCCAAGTAAAGGCGAGATTCATTTAAATAACAAAATTGTAAAAAATAATAAAGAATTTAGAAATTTAGTGGCATATATTCCACAAGATATTTTCATAATTAACGACTCAGTAAAAAACAATATAACTTTAACTGGGAGGGATGAAGTTATTGATGATGTTTTATTAGAAGATGTAGTGTTGAGATCAAGACTTAAAGAGGTTATCAATAATCTCCCTGAGGGAATTAATACAAATATTGGAGAAAGAGGAGTAAAGCTTTCTGGAGGTCAAAAACAAAGAATTGCTATAGCTCGAGCACTCTATAACAAAAGAGAAGTTCTTATTATGGATGAGGCAACTAGTGCTTTGGATAATAATACGGAAAAAGAAATAATTGATGAAATAAGAAAGCTAAAAGGTAAAGTTACTATGGTAGTAATAGCGCATAGGCTTACAACACTGCAGCACTGTGATGAAATTTATGAAATTAGTAATGGAAGAATTAGTGAAAAATATAACTATGAAGACATAAGTAAAAGTAAAAAATAA
- a CDS encoding acylneuraminate cytidylyltransferase family protein, whose translation MQSNSIAIIPARGGSKGLEKKNLREFLGHPLIAWPIEAAKRSKKLSKIVVSTDDKDIREVALKYGAEVPFLRTSDVSGDLTTTEETLKYSLLESEKIFKQSFDICVFLTCTDLFRRDGWIDHAIDALEENNELESVFVANETHKNFWEVIDNNPIRLKEWMSVYESRQVRRKSYREDTGLACASRSNLWRNGRRIGDNVKLITDNRSFSALDIHNNFDLFLANKAAEWIKENDFDNLPPVPEKI comes from the coding sequence ATGCAGAGTAATAGTATAGCAATAATCCCTGCAAGGGGAGGTTCTAAAGGGCTTGAGAAAAAGAATTTAAGAGAATTCTTGGGTCATCCTTTAATTGCATGGCCAATCGAGGCAGCTAAAAGATCTAAGAAACTTTCGAAAATAGTTGTTTCTACAGACGATAAAGACATAAGGGAGGTTGCTTTAAAATATGGTGCAGAAGTTCCGTTTTTGCGTACTAGTGATGTTTCAGGTGATTTAACAACCACTGAGGAGACATTAAAGTATTCTTTATTGGAGTCAGAAAAAATATTTAAACAAAGCTTTGATATATGCGTTTTTTTAACATGTACTGATTTGTTCAGAAGAGATGGATGGATAGATCATGCTATAGATGCACTTGAAGAAAATAATGAATTAGAGAGTGTATTCGTCGCTAATGAAACTCACAAAAACTTTTGGGAGGTAATTGATAATAATCCAATACGTCTAAAAGAATGGATGAGTGTTTATGAGAGTAGACAAGTTAGAAGAAAATCATACAGGGAAGATACTGGGTTAGCTTGTGCATCTCGTTCAAACCTTTGGAGGAATGGGCGTAGAATTGGTGACAATGTTAAGCTGATAACAGATAATAGAAGCTTTTCAGCGTTAGACATACATAATAATTTTGATTTATTTTTAGCTAATAAGGCAGCCGAATGGATCAAAGAGAATGATTTTGACAATTTACCTCCGGTACCAGAGAAAATATGA
- a CDS encoding glycosyltransferase: protein MMKKASIIIRTKNEEKWISICLNAIFKQDYKNFEVIIVDNCSTDKTVEKAKEWNVKVVTLKEFKPGNAINYGIENSSGDYLICLSAHCIPKEKDWLKNLVSDLEDEKIAGVYGKQVPTSSSHYLDKRDLFLTFGNDKRVQEKDSFFHNANSAFTRKTWEKFRFDDEVTNIEDRIWGKEVIKNKLKIVYEPDAVVFHHHGIHQEADKKRAKKIVQIMEADEFKSENLCEYKGKTKDILIIFDREKYDNFRLGLLRKVISDAKKSSVFEDIVFCGIDKKALKQAEESGLNIFDRSTKDYDTSLNDVLKDCLLDFENQKYIPNSITLSSVNYPFRDQSSFKNLVDSFYESAFLPTLYSHEEKRICFTRGEESEIAINNQLLPRELEESSVMICPFGFGCTLNASDLRNGNFLQKRVNLIPQLNQADMIEISTEEEMSKFEVKFE, encoded by the coding sequence ATGATGAAAAAAGCTTCCATAATAATTAGAACAAAGAATGAAGAAAAATGGATTTCTATTTGTTTAAATGCAATTTTCAAACAGGATTACAAAAATTTTGAGGTAATTATTGTAGATAACTGTTCCACAGACAAGACTGTTGAAAAAGCAAAAGAATGGAATGTAAAAGTAGTTACCCTCAAAGAATTTAAACCAGGAAACGCAATAAATTATGGAATTGAAAACTCTTCAGGAGATTATCTGATATGTTTGTCTGCTCACTGCATTCCCAAAGAGAAAGATTGGCTTAAAAATTTAGTAAGTGATTTAGAAGATGAAAAAATTGCGGGTGTTTATGGAAAGCAAGTACCCACAAGTTCATCACATTATCTCGATAAAAGGGATTTATTTTTGACATTTGGAAATGATAAGAGAGTTCAGGAAAAGGATTCTTTTTTTCACAACGCCAACTCAGCATTTACAAGAAAAACCTGGGAGAAATTTCGTTTCGATGATGAAGTGACTAATATTGAGGACAGAATTTGGGGAAAAGAAGTTATAAAGAATAAACTCAAGATTGTATATGAGCCGGATGCAGTAGTTTTTCATCATCATGGCATACATCAGGAAGCAGATAAAAAAAGAGCTAAAAAAATTGTTCAAATAATGGAAGCAGACGAATTTAAGAGTGAAAATCTTTGTGAATATAAAGGAAAAACAAAAGACATACTTATTATTTTTGATAGAGAAAAATATGACAACTTTCGTCTTGGTCTTTTGCGAAAAGTTATAAGTGATGCAAAAAAAAGTTCGGTTTTTGAAGACATAGTATTTTGTGGAATTGATAAAAAGGCTTTGAAGCAAGCAGAAGAATCTGGACTCAATATTTTTGATAGAAGCACAAAAGACTATGACACCTCCTTAAATGATGTATTAAAAGATTGTCTTTTAGATTTTGAAAATCAAAAATATATACCTAATTCTATTACTCTTTCTTCTGTTAACTACCCTTTTAGAGATCAGAGTAGTTTTAAAAATTTGGTAGATAGTTTTTACGAATCAGCATTTCTACCAACACTTTATAGCCATGAAGAAAAAAGAATATGTTTTACAAGAGGAGAGGAAAGTGAAATAGCAATAAATAATCAGCTATTACCAAGAGAATTGGAGGAATCATCAGTGATGATTTGTCCATTTGGTTTTGGGTGCACACTTAATGCATCAGATTTAAGGAATGGGAACTTTTTACAAAAAAGGGTAAATCTTATCCCCCAACTTAATCAAGCTGATATGATTGAAATAAGCACTGAAGAAGAAATGAGTAAGTTTGAGGTGAAATTTGAGTAA